One part of the Vitis riparia cultivar Riparia Gloire de Montpellier isolate 1030 chromosome 15, EGFV_Vit.rip_1.0, whole genome shotgun sequence genome encodes these proteins:
- the LOC117932490 gene encoding O-glucosyltransferase rumi homolog — protein sequence MAASKADYEAVAHEELQKEEEEGGGGGGEQEESVDEGGVEHGFWSHGSKLLSDFPESVGRQFKRGASTTVPLFFVLLFIGAFFFIRWFDVSLFSGTSLEKAFSTFQTTEENCTKENITCSTKQHPLSGNACPDYFRWIYEDLRPWAETGITQEMMEAAKDPAFFRLVILDGKVYMEKYKGAFQTRDVFTIWGILQLLKLYPGKVPDLELMFECGDRPRIKASDYGGGKGKKKVPPLFHYCASDDTLDIVFPDWSFWGWPEINIKPWNSLRKELEEGNNRTKWVDREPYAYWKGNIRTSGNRQALFKCRPSNNHDWNARVYDLDWGRESHEGFKDSNLASQCTHKYKIYMEGIAWSVSEKYILACDSMSLVPKSRYYDFFTRSLQPTIHYWPIQQNDICRSVKYAVDWGNKHPQKAQKIGKAASNFVLEELKMNYVYDYMFHLLSEYAKLFKYKPTVPPGAIEIVPETMANTGGDLEKIYKNESSVKGPATTSPCTMPPPYDPKALKAFLKRKDKVTRKVEKLEASGNLNKDISP from the exons ATGGCGGCATCAAAGGCTGACTATGAGGCTGTGGCCCATGAGGAATTgcagaaagaagaagaagaaggaggaggaggaggaggagaacaGGAAGAAAGTGTTGATGAAGGAGGAGTTGAACATGGGTTTTGGTCGCATGGAAGCAAACTGTTGAGTGATTTTCCAGAGAGTGTCGGGAGGCAGTTCAAGAGGGGGGCTTCAACTACCGTTCCTCTCTTCTTTGTTCTTCTCTTCATCGGTGCCTTCTTCTTTATTCGCTGGTTTGATGTT TCCCTTTTCTCAGGAACCTCTCTAGAGAAAGCCTTTAGCACCTTCCAAACAACCGAAGAAAACTGCACCAAGGAAAACATAACATGCTCAACCAAACAGCACCCACTCTCCGGTAATGCATGCCCGGACTACTTCCGGTGGATCTACGAGGATCTCCGGCCATGGGCGGAGACCGGAATCACCCAAGAGATGATGGAAGCAGCGAAGGACCCAGCATTCTTCAGGCTAGTGATATTGGACGGAAAGGTTTACATGGAGAAATACAAGGGGGCTTTTCAGACAAGGGACGTGTTCACCATATGGGGGATTCTGCAGCTTCTGAAGTTGTATCCGGGGAAGGTGCCGGACTTGGAACTGATGTTTGAGTGTGGAGACCGGCCGAGGATCAAGGCAAGTGACTATGGAGGaggaaaagggaagaagaaggtgCCGCCTTTGTTTCACTACTGCGCAAGTGATGACACCTTGGATATTGTCTTCCCGGATTGGTCCTTTTGGGGTTG GCCAGAGATAAACATAAAACCATGGAATTCCTTGAGAAAGGAACTAGAAGAAGGCAACAACAGAACCAAGTGGGTGGATAGAGAACCCTATGCTTATTGGAAAGGCAACATCAGAACTAGTGGAAATAGACAGGCACTTTTCAAATGTAGACCCTCAAACAATCATGATTGGAATGCTCGCGTATATGACTTG GATTGGGGACGGGAGTCTCACGAAGGGTTTAAAGATTCGAATTTGGCAAGCCAATGCACTCATAA GTACAAGATTTATATGGAAGGAATTGCTTGGTCAGTTAGTGAAAAATATATTCTGGCCTGTGATTCTATGAGCCTGGTTCCAAAGTCTCGTTACTATGATTTCTTCACCAGAAGCTTGCAGCCAACAATCCACTACTGGCCCATACAACAGAATGATATCTGCAGATCTGTTAAGTATGCTGTGGATTGGGGCAACAAGCATCCACAAAag GCACAAAAGATAGGTAAGGCTGCAAGCAACTTTGTTCTAGAGGAGCTCAAGATGAATTATGTGTATGATTACATGTTTCATCTCTTATCTGAATATGCCAAACTCTTCAAATATAAGCCAACAGTACCTCCAGGAGCCATTGAAATTGTGCCAGAGACAATGGCCAACACTGGGGGAGACTTAGAGAAGATTTATAAGAATGAAAGCTCAGTAAAAGGCCCTGCAACCACAAGCCCATGCACCATGCCTCCTCCCTATGATCCCAAAGCTCTTAAAGCTTTTCTCAAGAGGAAAGACAAAGTGACCCGTAAAGTGGAGAAGTTGGAAGCAAGTGGAAATCTTAATAAAGACATCTCCCCCTAA